In Prosthecomicrobium sp. N25, one DNA window encodes the following:
- a CDS encoding ABC transporter permease, with amino-acid sequence MVRAVPLGWRIAGGALVLLAGLVLLGPLAVVAGASVSESQFIAFPPQGFSLQWYEAVLTSGTYTAAALTSLQIALGVMVLATVVGGAAAIALNRRALPGSGVLATAFLSPLVLPTIIYAIGMLMFWSRTFGPVSTATLLVGHTVVAIPYVVRTTLAVLADADPFLEEAARTMGAGRLQRLLLVVVPQALPGLAAGAFFAFNISFDEAVLSLFLRTPTLTTLPVQIYGQLEFSPDPSVAAVSTIMIGVTVLLMVLIDRILGLGKVAA; translated from the coding sequence ATGGTTAGGGCGGTGCCGCTCGGCTGGCGGATCGCGGGGGGCGCGCTCGTGCTCCTGGCGGGGCTCGTCCTCCTCGGGCCGCTCGCGGTCGTGGCGGGGGCCTCCGTGTCGGAGAGCCAGTTCATCGCCTTCCCGCCGCAGGGCTTCAGCCTGCAATGGTACGAGGCGGTGCTGACCTCCGGCACCTACACGGCCGCGGCGCTGACGAGCCTTCAGATCGCGCTCGGCGTGATGGTGCTCGCCACGGTGGTGGGCGGAGCGGCCGCGATCGCGCTCAACCGGCGTGCGCTGCCGGGCTCGGGCGTCCTGGCGACGGCCTTCCTGTCGCCGCTCGTGCTGCCCACCATCATCTACGCGATCGGCATGCTGATGTTCTGGAGCCGGACCTTCGGGCCGGTCTCGACCGCGACGCTCCTCGTCGGCCATACGGTTGTTGCGATCCCCTACGTGGTGCGCACTACCCTGGCGGTGCTGGCCGATGCCGACCCGTTCCTGGAGGAGGCGGCGCGCACCATGGGGGCGGGCCGGCTGCAGCGGCTCCTGCTGGTGGTGGTGCCGCAGGCGCTGCCCGGGCTGGCGGCGGGCGCCTTCTTCGCCTTCAACATCTCGTTCGACGAGGCCGTCCTGTCGCTCTTCCTCAGGACCCCGACGCTGACCACCCTGCCGGTGCAGATCTACGGGCAGCTCGAGTTCAGCCCGGACCCGTCGGTGGCGGCGGTCTCGACCATCATGATCGGCGTGACGGTGCTGCTGATGGTGCTGATCGACCGGATCCTCGGCCTCGGAAAGGTCGCGGCATGA
- a CDS encoding RbsD/FucU family protein: MLKGIDPVLGPDLLKVLREMGHGDEIAIVDGNYPAVAHARRLVRMDGHSATRIADAILSVMPLDDFVPDTAFRPGIKGNAEHREPVMLEFEAIVRRHEPACRVVPLMGEAFYDRVRSAYALVATGEERLYGNLVLRKGVVRPS; the protein is encoded by the coding sequence ATGCTCAAAGGGATTGATCCGGTGCTCGGCCCGGACCTGCTCAAGGTCTTGCGCGAGATGGGCCACGGCGACGAGATCGCGATCGTGGACGGCAACTATCCGGCGGTCGCCCATGCCCGGCGGCTCGTGCGCATGGACGGCCATTCGGCGACCCGGATCGCGGACGCGATCCTGTCCGTCATGCCCCTCGACGACTTCGTGCCCGACACGGCCTTTCGGCCCGGCATCAAGGGGAACGCGGAGCACCGCGAGCCGGTCATGCTGGAGTTCGAGGCGATCGTCCGGCGCCACGAGCCGGCCTGCCGGGTGGTGCCGCTCATGGGCGAAGCCTTCTACGACCGCGTCCGCAGCGCCTATGCGCTGGTGGCGACCGGGGAGGAACGGCTCTACGGCAACCTCGTCCTGCGCAAGGGCGTCGTGCGGCCGTCCTGA
- a CDS encoding ATP-binding cassette domain-containing protein translates to MTSSAPILQARGLVKRYGRVTALDHADFDLYPGEILAVIGDNGAGKSSLIKALTGAITPDHGEITFDGEAVQFTNPLDARKAGIETVYQNLALSPALSIADNLFLGREPLAPGVLGQWFHKLDRSRMRREARQALSSLGLMTIQNIDQPVETLSGGQRQGVAIARAAAFGSRVVIMDEPTAALGVKESRKVLELILDVKRKGLPIVLISHNMPHVFEVADRIHIHRLGRRHAVVDPKAISMSDAVAIMTGAMAPPAGATLQ, encoded by the coding sequence GTGACCAGCTCGGCCCCCATTCTCCAGGCCCGCGGCCTCGTCAAGCGCTACGGCCGCGTCACCGCCCTCGACCATGCCGACTTCGACCTCTACCCGGGCGAGATCCTCGCGGTCATCGGCGACAACGGCGCGGGCAAGTCGTCGCTCATCAAGGCCCTGACCGGCGCCATCACGCCCGACCACGGCGAGATCACCTTCGACGGCGAGGCCGTCCAGTTCACCAACCCGCTCGACGCCCGCAAGGCGGGCATCGAGACCGTCTACCAGAACCTCGCGCTGTCCCCCGCGCTGTCGATCGCCGACAACCTGTTCCTCGGCCGCGAGCCGCTGGCGCCGGGCGTGCTCGGCCAGTGGTTCCACAAGCTCGACCGCTCGCGCATGCGGCGGGAGGCCCGCCAGGCGCTCTCCTCCCTCGGCCTGATGACCATCCAGAACATCGACCAGCCGGTCGAAACCCTGTCGGGCGGTCAGCGCCAGGGCGTCGCCATCGCGCGCGCCGCCGCCTTCGGCAGCCGTGTGGTCATCATGGACGAGCCGACCGCCGCCCTCGGCGTCAAGGAGAGCCGCAAGGTGCTGGAACTGATCCTGGACGTGAAGCGCAAGGGCCTGCCGATCGTCCTGATCAGCCACAACATGCCGCATGTCTTCGAGGTCGCCGACCGGATCCACATCCACCGCCTGGGCCGCCGCCACGCCGTGGTCGACCCCAAGGCGATCTCCATGTCGGACGCCGTCGCCATCATGACCGGCGCCATGGCGCCGCCGGCGGGTGCCACGCTGCAGTGA
- the ccmA gene encoding heme ABC exporter ATP-binding protein CcmA, whose product MTGAVELTGLRKAFGTTEVLGGISLSVADGEFVSLLGPSGCGKTTLLRIVAGLEAPSAGTVTIGGRDVTRLPPERRDIAMMFQSYALLPHLSVAENVRFPLRMRRIGSREEQEARVRAALETVQLGALAERRPRQLSGGQQQRVALARAIVSKPKVLLLDEPLSNLDARLREDMQVELIEIHQKTGLTTLFVTHDQEEALSLSDRVVLINAGRIEQQGAPEALYARPETGFASDFLGSANLVPAEIVDGPEGPEARLGDGGRVRLSPDEPRRGRARLVLRQEDLVLTPPGPGEGLAGTVKARVYLGARTRYVVATAGADLRVLAGNDAPFAAGDAVRLVIDPRRVRTVSPD is encoded by the coding sequence ATGACCGGCGCCGTCGAACTCACCGGACTTCGGAAGGCCTTCGGGACGACGGAGGTGCTCGGCGGGATCTCGCTGTCGGTCGCGGACGGCGAGTTCGTCAGCCTGCTCGGGCCGTCCGGCTGCGGGAAGACGACCCTGCTCCGGATCGTGGCCGGCCTGGAGGCGCCGAGCGCCGGGACGGTGACGATCGGCGGGCGCGACGTGACCCGGCTGCCGCCGGAGCGGCGGGACATCGCCATGATGTTCCAGTCCTACGCGCTCCTGCCGCACCTGTCCGTCGCCGAGAACGTGCGCTTCCCGCTGCGCATGCGGCGCATCGGCAGCCGGGAGGAGCAGGAGGCCCGCGTTCGGGCCGCGCTCGAGACGGTGCAACTCGGCGCGCTGGCGGAACGGCGTCCGCGCCAGCTCTCCGGCGGACAGCAGCAGCGGGTCGCGCTGGCCCGTGCCATCGTGTCGAAACCGAAGGTGCTGCTCCTCGACGAGCCGCTCTCGAACCTCGACGCGCGGCTGCGCGAGGACATGCAGGTGGAGCTGATCGAAATCCACCAGAAGACCGGGCTCACCACGCTGTTCGTCACCCACGACCAGGAGGAGGCGCTCAGCCTGTCAGACCGGGTGGTGCTGATCAACGCCGGCCGGATCGAGCAGCAGGGGGCGCCGGAGGCGCTCTACGCGCGGCCGGAGACGGGTTTCGCGTCGGACTTCCTGGGCTCCGCCAACCTGGTGCCGGCCGAGATCGTGGACGGTCCGGAGGGGCCCGAGGCGCGGCTCGGCGACGGCGGCCGGGTCCGGCTCTCCCCCGACGAGCCGCGGCGCGGGCGGGCGCGGCTGGTGCTGCGGCAGGAGGACCTGGTCCTGACACCGCCCGGGCCCGGCGAAGGGCTCGCCGGGACCGTGAAGGCCCGGGTCTACCTCGGCGCGCGCACCCGCTACGTGGTGGCGACCGCCGGGGCGGACCTGCGGGTGCTCGCCGGCAACGACGCCCCCTTCGCGGCCGGCGACGCGGTGCGCCTGGTGATCGATCCGCGGCGGGTCAGGACCGTCTCCCCGGACTGA
- a CDS encoding LysR family transcriptional regulator, with protein MASFVVLARVRHFARAARELNTTQPAVSMRLAALEAELGCTLVRRRGGDFALTPEGERALKTFEGVLHSLDVLKSDLSGQPAAALDVVRIGAIDTVSSTWMPPLVEALHRRSPRLKVELTIESTKNLVEGMERGAYDLIFALDPVIGESYRSFVSCVFEMSWVGSARSVDPERVYTVEDLAAMPIVTFPRGTPPFRMIAPYFQDEQVLASKLTSNNSLFSIINLVIEGFGIGALPTVTVEREIGLGLLTVLRTAKRLAAMPIIATYQATTNTEVVALAVEQARLSAAQYCAAVDAERAWVE; from the coding sequence ATGGCCAGCTTCGTCGTGCTCGCGCGCGTGCGCCACTTCGCGCGTGCCGCCCGGGAGCTCAACACGACCCAGCCGGCCGTCTCCATGCGGTTGGCGGCGCTCGAGGCCGAGCTCGGCTGCACGCTCGTGCGCCGGCGCGGCGGGGACTTCGCGCTGACGCCCGAGGGGGAACGGGCGCTGAAGACCTTCGAGGGCGTGCTGCACAGCCTGGACGTGCTGAAGAGCGACCTCTCCGGCCAGCCGGCGGCGGCGCTCGATGTGGTTCGGATCGGCGCGATCGACACGGTGTCGTCAACCTGGATGCCGCCGCTCGTCGAGGCGCTGCACCGGCGGTCGCCGCGGCTCAAGGTGGAGCTCACCATCGAGAGCACCAAGAACCTCGTGGAGGGTATGGAGCGCGGCGCCTACGACCTCATCTTCGCGCTCGACCCGGTGATCGGCGAGAGCTACCGCAGCTTCGTCTCCTGCGTGTTCGAGATGAGCTGGGTCGGGTCGGCGCGGTCGGTGGACCCGGAGCGGGTCTATACGGTCGAGGACCTGGCGGCGATGCCGATCGTGACCTTTCCGCGGGGTACGCCCCCGTTCCGCATGATCGCACCCTATTTCCAGGACGAGCAGGTGCTGGCCTCCAAGCTGACCAGCAACAACTCGCTCTTTTCCATCATCAACCTGGTGATCGAGGGGTTCGGCATCGGCGCGCTGCCGACCGTGACGGTGGAGCGCGAGATCGGCCTCGGGCTACTGACCGTGCTGAGGACCGCCAAGCGGCTCGCCGCGATGCCGATCATCGCCACCTACCAGGCGACCACCAACACCGAGGTGGTGGCGCTGGCGGTGGAGCAGGCACGGCTCAGCGCCGCGCAGTATTGCGCCGCGGTCGACGCGGAGCGGGCCTGGGTGGAGTGA
- a CDS encoding carbohydrate kinase family protein, whose amino-acid sequence MIIVCGEALFDMMGTRTEAGQAFLPVVGGSPLNVAMGARRLGREVEFLSKLSTDWFGSRLDGFMEREAIGRRFLVRAPGMQTTLAFVALGEDGQPEYSFYGTGAADRSMTPDDLPAALPDDLAAVHFGSISLAQEPTATTLLGFMERVAPTRVVTLDPNIRPSIIPDRALYLERFARMLGLADIVKASAEDLEWMLGGKPDLEAVARAWSLAGPALAFVTDGGRGAVVAAKGQARFVPAERVAVADTIGAGDTFQAAVLAFLDERGLLDKAALRGLDTQTIQDLTLFAVSAAAITCTRQGADLPTRAEAVAAYERRKAAGAASA is encoded by the coding sequence ATGATCATCGTCTGCGGCGAAGCGCTCTTCGACATGATGGGCACCCGGACGGAGGCCGGCCAGGCGTTCCTGCCCGTGGTGGGCGGCTCGCCGCTCAACGTCGCGATGGGCGCGCGGCGGCTCGGCCGGGAGGTCGAATTCCTGTCCAAGCTGTCGACCGACTGGTTCGGCAGCCGCCTCGACGGCTTCATGGAGCGCGAGGCGATCGGCCGGCGCTTCCTGGTGCGGGCGCCGGGCATGCAGACGACGCTCGCCTTCGTGGCGCTCGGTGAGGACGGCCAGCCGGAGTACTCGTTCTACGGGACGGGGGCGGCGGACCGCAGCATGACGCCGGACGACCTGCCGGCGGCGCTGCCGGACGACCTCGCGGCGGTCCATTTCGGGTCGATCTCACTCGCCCAGGAGCCGACCGCCACGACGCTCCTCGGCTTCATGGAACGGGTCGCGCCGACCCGCGTCGTGACCCTCGACCCGAACATCCGGCCGTCGATCATCCCAGACCGGGCGCTCTACCTGGAGCGCTTCGCGCGGATGCTCGGCCTGGCCGACATCGTCAAGGCGTCGGCGGAGGATCTCGAGTGGATGCTCGGGGGCAAGCCGGACCTCGAGGCGGTGGCGCGCGCGTGGTCGCTCGCCGGTCCCGCCCTCGCCTTCGTGACCGACGGCGGTCGCGGGGCGGTGGTGGCCGCGAAGGGACAGGCCCGCTTCGTTCCGGCGGAGCGGGTCGCGGTCGCCGACACGATCGGGGCGGGCGATACGTTCCAGGCCGCCGTGCTCGCCTTCCTGGACGAGCGCGGCCTGCTCGACAAGGCCGCGCTCCGGGGGCTCGACACGCAGACGATCCAGGACCTGACGCTCTTCGCCGTGTCGGCCGCCGCCATCACCTGCACGCGGCAGGGGGCCGACCTGCCGACCCGGGCGGAAGCGGTCGCGGCCTACGAGCGGCGGAAGGCGGCCGGCGCCGCTTCGGCGTGA
- a CDS encoding ROK family transcriptional regulator, producing MREGLPAADLRRGTDQAGVRLYNERLVLSLIRRGGGLPKAEIARLTGLSPQTTTVIMNRLEQEGLIRRGEPQRGRIGQPAIPYMLNPDGAVSFGLKIGRRSTDLVVVDFLGRVIARRHWTHPYPLPDSLLAHVREGTADLTARLSETQRARIVGFGVATPFELWNWEPEVGAPPAVMQAWRGFDARQALTAVLPWPVHVMNDGTAACAAENLFGNAQAARDFVYVFVGSFVGGGIVVSGNVVPGRTGNAGAIGSMPVPRAAPGGKVVTEQLIRAASLYVLEDRLRAAGVDASDLWREPRSWPDYGAHLDAWLEEAGRALAVLVAGATAILDFEAVILDGAFPPEIRRRLAEATRAGLELIDRQGLTPCEIREGSVGADARAIGAAALPILANFARNREVLFKEAADAQRD from the coding sequence CTGCGCGAGGGCCTGCCGGCGGCCGACCTGCGCCGCGGGACAGACCAGGCGGGCGTGCGCCTCTACAACGAGCGGCTGGTGCTGTCGCTGATCCGGCGCGGCGGCGGGCTGCCCAAGGCCGAGATCGCACGGCTGACCGGCCTCTCGCCGCAGACCACGACGGTAATCATGAACCGCCTGGAGCAGGAGGGGCTGATCCGCCGGGGCGAGCCGCAGCGCGGCCGGATCGGGCAGCCGGCCATTCCGTACATGCTCAACCCGGACGGGGCGGTGTCGTTCGGCCTGAAGATCGGCCGCCGCTCGACGGACCTCGTCGTGGTCGACTTCCTCGGCCGGGTCATCGCCCGGCGGCACTGGACCCACCCCTACCCTCTCCCCGACAGCCTGCTCGCCCATGTGCGGGAGGGCACCGCGGACCTGACGGCCCGGCTCAGCGAGACTCAGCGCGCGCGCATCGTCGGCTTCGGGGTGGCGACGCCCTTCGAACTCTGGAACTGGGAGCCCGAGGTCGGCGCGCCGCCCGCGGTCATGCAGGCCTGGCGCGGCTTCGACGCCCGGCAGGCGCTCACGGCCGTCCTGCCCTGGCCGGTGCACGTCATGAACGACGGCACGGCGGCCTGCGCGGCCGAGAACCTGTTCGGCAACGCCCAGGCGGCGCGCGACTTCGTCTACGTGTTCGTCGGCTCCTTCGTGGGCGGCGGCATCGTGGTGTCCGGCAACGTGGTGCCGGGCCGGACCGGCAACGCCGGCGCCATCGGCTCGATGCCCGTCCCGCGCGCCGCCCCTGGCGGCAAGGTGGTGACCGAGCAGTTGATCCGGGCCGCCTCGCTCTACGTGCTGGAGGACCGGCTCAGGGCCGCGGGGGTCGACGCCTCCGACCTCTGGCGCGAGCCGCGGAGCTGGCCGGACTACGGCGCCCACCTCGACGCCTGGCTCGAGGAGGCGGGACGGGCGCTCGCCGTGCTGGTCGCCGGCGCCACCGCGATCCTCGACTTCGAGGCCGTGATCCTGGACGGCGCCTTCCCGCCCGAGATCCGCCGCAGGCTCGCCGAGGCGACCCGCGCCGGGCTGGAGCTGATCGACCGGCAGGGCCTCACCCCCTGCGAGATCCGGGAGGGTAGCGTCGGCGCCGACGCACGCGCCATCGGGGCGGCGGCCCTGCCGATCCTCGCCAACTTCGCCCGCAACCGGGAAGTCCTGTTCAAGGAGGCCGCCGATGCTCAAAGGGATTGA
- a CDS encoding sugar ABC transporter substrate-binding protein, giving the protein MKSFKASLTMTVAAAALGLAFAAGPAAAQGKVVVGLITKTNTNPFFVKMREGAEAKAKELGMELRSFAGKYDGDHDSQVQAIENLIAGGAKGILLVPSDSKAIVPVIKKARQAGVLVIALDTPTEPADAADATFATDNFEAGKLIGQWAKATLGDKAATAKIALLDLSKNMPTVDYLRDQGFLTGFGVDVKDPKKNGDETDKRIVGNDVTAGSEEGGRKAMENLLQKDPGVNVVYTINEPAAAGAYEALKAVGKTKDVLIVSVDGGCPGVKNVKAGIIGATSQQYPLLMASKGIEAIAEFAKTGKKPAPTPGLDFFNTGVSLITDKPASGVPSINTEEGLKKCWG; this is encoded by the coding sequence ATGAAATCCTTCAAGGCTTCGCTCACCATGACGGTCGCCGCTGCGGCCCTCGGGCTCGCCTTCGCGGCCGGCCCCGCCGCCGCACAGGGCAAGGTCGTGGTCGGCCTGATCACCAAGACCAACACCAACCCCTTCTTCGTGAAGATGCGCGAGGGCGCCGAGGCCAAGGCCAAGGAACTCGGCATGGAGCTGCGCTCCTTCGCGGGCAAATACGACGGCGACCATGACAGTCAGGTCCAGGCGATCGAGAACCTGATCGCCGGCGGCGCCAAGGGCATCCTGCTGGTGCCGTCCGACTCCAAGGCCATCGTGCCGGTCATCAAGAAGGCGCGCCAGGCGGGCGTGCTCGTCATCGCCCTCGACACCCCGACGGAGCCGGCCGACGCCGCCGACGCGACCTTCGCCACCGACAACTTCGAGGCCGGCAAGCTGATCGGCCAGTGGGCCAAGGCGACCCTCGGCGACAAGGCCGCCACCGCCAAGATCGCCCTGCTCGACCTCTCCAAGAACATGCCGACCGTCGACTACCTGCGCGACCAGGGCTTCCTCACCGGCTTCGGCGTGGACGTGAAGGACCCGAAGAAGAACGGCGACGAGACCGACAAGCGCATCGTCGGCAACGACGTGACCGCCGGCTCGGAGGAGGGCGGCCGCAAGGCCATGGAGAACCTGCTCCAGAAGGACCCCGGCGTGAACGTCGTCTACACCATCAACGAGCCGGCCGCGGCCGGTGCCTACGAGGCCCTGAAGGCCGTCGGCAAGACCAAGGACGTGCTCATCGTCTCGGTCGACGGCGGCTGCCCGGGCGTCAAGAACGTCAAGGCCGGTATCATCGGCGCGACCTCCCAGCAGTACCCGCTGCTGATGGCCTCCAAGGGCATCGAGGCGATCGCCGAGTTCGCCAAGACTGGCAAGAAGCCGGCCCCGACCCCGGGCCTCGACTTCTTCAACACCGGCGTCAGCCTGATCACCGACAAGCCGGCTTCCGGTGTGCCCTCGATCAACACCGAGGAAGGCCTGAAGAAGTGCTGGGGCTGA
- a CDS encoding ABC transporter permease yields MSATDESPSKAAEFERVAAQVQTGVANFAEDRPTLVKRLQHLLHMHPTLIPAIVLLIGVAIFSTIVGERFLHPFNFSLVLQQVTIIGVIGVAQTIIILTAGIDLSVGAIMVLCSVVMGKLAVGAGLPAPVAILAGLGVGAICGGINGLLVTRFRLPPFIVTLGTWNIFFALNLWYSESETIRAADVEAEAPLLQVFATSIDFFGMRLTAGSVAMILLVLLFWYVLNHTPWGRHVHAVGDDPDAARLAGIRTDRVLMSVYVVAGVVCAFAAWVLIGRIGSVSPQAGQTANLDSITAVVIGGTSLFGGRGSIIGTLFGALIVGIFRNGLALSGVNVLWQEFAVGVLIIVAVALDQWLRRVSQ; encoded by the coding sequence ATGTCGGCAACGGACGAGTCGCCCTCGAAGGCGGCGGAATTCGAGCGCGTGGCCGCCCAGGTGCAAACCGGCGTGGCCAACTTCGCGGAGGACAGGCCGACGCTCGTCAAGCGTCTGCAACACCTCCTCCACATGCATCCGACACTCATCCCGGCGATCGTTCTCCTGATCGGCGTGGCGATCTTCTCGACCATTGTCGGCGAGCGCTTCCTGCACCCCTTCAACTTCTCGCTGGTCCTCCAGCAGGTGACGATCATCGGCGTCATCGGCGTCGCCCAGACGATCATCATCCTGACCGCCGGCATCGACCTCTCGGTCGGCGCCATCATGGTCCTCTGCTCGGTGGTGATGGGCAAGCTCGCCGTCGGCGCCGGCCTGCCGGCCCCGGTCGCGATCCTGGCCGGCCTCGGCGTCGGCGCGATCTGCGGCGGCATCAACGGCCTGCTCGTCACCCGCTTCCGTCTGCCGCCCTTCATCGTCACCCTCGGCACCTGGAACATCTTCTTCGCGCTCAACCTCTGGTACTCCGAGAGCGAGACGATCCGCGCCGCCGACGTGGAGGCGGAGGCGCCGCTCCTGCAGGTCTTCGCCACCTCGATCGACTTCTTCGGCATGCGGCTGACCGCCGGCTCTGTGGCCATGATCCTGCTCGTGCTGCTGTTCTGGTACGTGCTCAACCACACCCCCTGGGGCCGCCACGTGCATGCCGTCGGCGACGACCCCGACGCCGCCCGCCTCGCCGGTATCCGCACCGACCGGGTCCTGATGTCGGTCTATGTGGTCGCCGGCGTCGTCTGCGCCTTCGCGGCCTGGGTCCTGATCGGCCGCATCGGCTCGGTCAGCCCGCAGGCCGGCCAGACCGCCAACCTCGACTCGATCACCGCCGTGGTGATCGGCGGCACCTCGCTCTTCGGCGGACGCGGATCGATCATCGGCACGCTCTTCGGCGCGCTCATCGTCGGCATCTTCCGCAACGGCCTGGCGCTCTCGGGCGTCAACGTGCTCTGGCAGGAATTCGCCGTCGGCGTCCTCATCATCGTCGCCGTCGCTCTCGACCAGTGGCTCCGGAGGGTTTCCCAGTGA